Proteins from a genomic interval of Geodermatophilus obscurus DSM 43160:
- a CDS encoding alkaline phosphatase D family protein, translating into MPLPGRENPVLLLGPLLRHVDPVSATVWVETDRPCEVEVLGRRARTFGVSGHHYALVVVEGLEPGSATPYEVRLDGEQVWPEASSAYPRSRIRTPGRPGPFTIAFGSCRYATPSTVDADEGIPPDALDTYAARLTGQPEDTWPDALVLLGDQVYADELTRATRQWLSLRRQQPTPRDAQVDDFEEYTRLYAESWSDPQVRWLLSTVPSSMIFDDHEMIDDWNTSAAWRRKVTGQDWWTRRICGGLVSYWVYQHLGNLSPQELADNETWQAVQEHRDDAEPVLQAMAEAADRDPRSVRWSYVRHWGEARMIMVDSRAGRVLEESTRGMLDEDEFAWVEAAMRRAVDEGVEHLVLGTSLPWLLPHAIHQVERWNETLVRRHLGRPLGWVSEQLRQAADLEHWAAFGDSFERLGRALVGLARGEQGRAPATALVLSGDVHHAYAAELVQPDGLSTRVHQLTVSPLHNQAPHPIRVGFRIGWSRWARRLTTGMSRLARVRPSELDWAKQAGPYFGNQLGELVLHDRDASFRLFVSDRDDGGQGRLRLVADLPLSNPVPAEVTG; encoded by the coding sequence ATGCCGCTGCCCGGCCGGGAGAACCCGGTCCTCCTCCTCGGTCCCCTGTTGCGGCACGTCGACCCGGTGTCGGCCACCGTGTGGGTGGAGACCGACCGGCCGTGCGAGGTGGAGGTGCTCGGCCGCCGCGCCCGCACCTTCGGCGTGAGCGGCCACCACTACGCCCTGGTCGTCGTCGAGGGGCTGGAGCCGGGCAGCGCCACGCCCTACGAGGTGCGTCTGGACGGCGAGCAGGTGTGGCCGGAGGCCTCGTCGGCGTACCCGCGCAGCCGGATCCGGACGCCGGGCCGGCCCGGGCCGTTCACCATCGCCTTCGGCTCCTGCCGCTATGCCACCCCGAGCACCGTCGACGCCGACGAGGGCATCCCGCCCGACGCGCTGGACACCTACGCCGCGCGGCTGACCGGTCAGCCCGAGGACACCTGGCCCGACGCGCTGGTGCTGCTCGGCGACCAGGTCTACGCCGACGAGCTCACCCGCGCGACCCGCCAGTGGCTCTCCCTGCGCCGGCAGCAACCGACCCCGCGGGACGCCCAGGTCGACGACTTCGAGGAGTACACCCGGCTCTACGCCGAGTCCTGGAGCGATCCCCAGGTGCGCTGGCTGCTGTCGACCGTGCCGTCGTCGATGATCTTCGACGACCACGAGATGATCGACGACTGGAACACCTCCGCCGCCTGGCGCCGGAAGGTGACCGGGCAGGACTGGTGGACCCGCCGGATCTGCGGGGGCCTGGTCAGCTACTGGGTCTACCAGCACCTGGGCAACCTCAGCCCGCAGGAGCTGGCCGACAACGAGACCTGGCAGGCGGTGCAGGAGCACCGGGACGACGCCGAGCCGGTGCTGCAGGCCATGGCCGAGGCCGCCGACCGCGACCCCCGCTCGGTCCGCTGGAGCTACGTGCGGCACTGGGGCGAGGCGCGGATGATCATGGTCGACAGCCGGGCCGGCCGGGTGCTGGAGGAGTCGACCCGCGGGATGCTCGACGAGGACGAGTTCGCCTGGGTGGAGGCGGCGATGCGCCGCGCCGTCGACGAGGGGGTCGAGCACCTGGTGCTGGGCACCTCGCTGCCCTGGCTGCTGCCGCACGCCATCCACCAGGTGGAGCGGTGGAACGAGACGCTCGTCCGGCGGCACCTGGGCCGCCCCCTGGGCTGGGTCTCCGAACAGCTCCGGCAGGCCGCCGACCTGGAGCACTGGGCCGCGTTCGGCGACTCCTTCGAGCGGCTGGGCCGCGCCCTGGTCGGGCTGGCCCGGGGCGAGCAGGGCCGGGCGCCGGCGACCGCGCTGGTGCTCTCCGGCGACGTCCACCACGCCTACGCCGCCGAGCTGGTGCAGCCCGACGGCCTGAGCACCCGGGTGCACCAGCTGACCGTGTCCCCGCTGCACAACCAGGCGCCGCACCCGATCCGCGTGGGCTTCCGCATCGGCTGGAGCCGCTGGGCCCGCCGGCTCACCACGGGGATGTCCCGCCTGGCCCGGGTCCGCCCCTCCGAGCTGGACTGGGCCAAGCAGGCCGGGCCGTACTTCGGCAACCAGCTCGGCGAGCTGGTGCTGCACGACCGCGACGCCTCGTTCCGGCTGTTCGTCAGCGACCGGGACGACGGGGGCCAGGGGCGGCTGCGGCTGGTCGCCGACCTGCCGCTGTCGAACCCGGTCCCGGCGGAGGTGACAGGCTGA
- a CDS encoding endonuclease/exonuclease/phosphatase family protein, whose protein sequence is MSDPLGTRPAPGPDQPPVPVRLVTFNTHHGVGDDGRHDLPRLATVLAAADADLICLQEVDRHFGGRSEDVDQALLLSRALDMQLAWGPAIDEPRRDEGLRRQYGNALLSRLPVLISDVHPLPGSGEPRSALRTMVELDGAALWVTTTHLSTCSPEERAEQIAAIAQLHTEPMETGVLVGDFNADPRAPELARLTGRFTDAWELAPDREDRAGWRFWQARRGGTHPARRPHRRIDQVWVSPGVGVSRAHVLDGAGASDHLPLVVDLEVRSGV, encoded by the coding sequence GTGAGCGACCCCCTGGGCACGAGGCCCGCTCCCGGCCCCGACCAGCCGCCGGTCCCGGTCCGGCTGGTCACCTTCAACACCCACCACGGCGTCGGCGACGACGGCCGCCACGACCTCCCCCGGCTGGCCACGGTGCTCGCGGCCGCGGACGCCGACCTCATCTGCCTGCAGGAGGTGGACCGGCACTTCGGCGGGCGCAGCGAGGACGTCGACCAGGCCCTGCTGCTGTCCCGGGCGCTGGACATGCAACTGGCCTGGGGGCCGGCGATCGACGAGCCGCGCCGGGACGAGGGGCTGCGCCGCCAGTACGGCAACGCGCTGCTGTCCCGGCTGCCCGTCCTGATCAGCGACGTCCACCCGCTGCCCGGCAGCGGCGAGCCGCGCAGCGCATTGCGGACCATGGTCGAGCTCGACGGCGCCGCGCTGTGGGTGACGACCACCCACCTCTCCACCTGCTCGCCGGAGGAGCGCGCCGAGCAGATCGCCGCGATCGCGCAGCTGCACACCGAGCCGATGGAGACCGGCGTCCTCGTCGGGGACTTCAACGCCGACCCGCGGGCCCCCGAGCTCGCCCGGCTGACCGGTCGCTTCACCGACGCCTGGGAGCTGGCCCCCGACCGCGAGGACCGGGCCGGCTGGCGGTTCTGGCAGGCCCGGCGCGGCGGGACGCACCCGGCCCGGCGTCCGCACCGGCGGATCGACCAGGTGTGGGTCTCCCCCGGCGTCGGCGTGAGCCGGGCGCACGTGCTGGACGGCGCCGGCGCCTCCGACCACCTGCCGCTGGTCGTCGACCTCGAGGTGCGCTCCGGGGTCTAG
- a CDS encoding GNAT family N-acetyltransferase: MIKVRRVAPGEWAVLRDVRLRALLDAPSAFASTHAREVAFGEDEWRARIAGGPWWLAYVDGVLVGMVAGYGTDDEPGVRHLVSMWVAAEARGTGAATALAGEMCRWAAADGARTVSLWVADGNDRARRFYERLGFTGTDERQPLPSDPGTGEERMERVLR, encoded by the coding sequence GTGATCAAGGTCCGACGGGTCGCCCCGGGGGAGTGGGCGGTGCTCCGCGACGTCCGGCTGCGCGCGCTGCTCGATGCACCGTCGGCATTCGCCTCCACCCACGCCCGCGAGGTGGCCTTCGGCGAGGACGAGTGGCGTGCCCGGATCGCCGGTGGTCCGTGGTGGCTGGCCTACGTGGACGGCGTCCTCGTCGGCATGGTCGCCGGCTACGGCACGGACGACGAGCCCGGCGTCCGCCACCTCGTGTCGATGTGGGTGGCAGCCGAGGCGAGGGGCACGGGGGCGGCGACCGCGCTGGCCGGGGAGATGTGCCGCTGGGCCGCCGCGGACGGCGCACGGACGGTGAGCCTCTGGGTGGCCGACGGCAACGACCGGGCGCGCCGGTTCTACGAGCGCCTCGGCTTCACCGGCACGGACGAGCGGCAGCCCCTGCCCAGCGATCCGGGCACCGGCGAGGAGCGGATGGAGCGCGTCCTCCGCTAG
- a CDS encoding endonuclease/exonuclease/phosphatase family protein has protein sequence MADADGLRVLTWNLWWRFGAWQDRQTAIEAELAAARPDVCALQEVWIGPEGDQAELLAGRLGMHAVVAPSPAPGRWQRRLGDPAIGFANAVLSRWPITRSAVHELPAHPGEDGERTVLHAEIAAPGGTVDVFTTQLDSAPDRSATRCAQVEEVVRFVAARAGTAHPPVVTGDLNAEPDSDEIRRLCGHKTAPVVPGTVLVDAWRYAGPDEAGWTWDRRNPHVAATFEPSARIDYVLVGPPTAGGRGHVRGVRLVGDRPVDGVWPSDHCGVLAELGGAR, from the coding sequence CGCCTGGCAGGACCGGCAGACGGCGATCGAAGCGGAGCTGGCGGCCGCGCGGCCCGACGTCTGCGCGCTGCAGGAGGTCTGGATCGGCCCCGAGGGCGACCAGGCCGAGCTGCTCGCCGGGCGGTTGGGCATGCACGCGGTCGTCGCCCCGAGCCCGGCGCCGGGGCGCTGGCAGCGCCGCCTCGGGGATCCGGCCATCGGCTTCGCCAACGCCGTCCTCAGCCGCTGGCCGATCACCCGCAGCGCCGTCCACGAGCTGCCGGCACACCCTGGGGAGGACGGGGAGCGGACCGTCCTGCACGCGGAGATCGCCGCCCCGGGAGGGACGGTTGACGTGTTCACCACGCAGCTGGACTCCGCTCCCGACCGCTCGGCCACGCGCTGCGCCCAGGTGGAGGAGGTCGTGCGTTTCGTCGCGGCCCGCGCGGGCACGGCGCACCCGCCGGTGGTCACCGGTGATCTGAACGCCGAGCCGGACTCCGACGAGATCCGGCGGCTGTGCGGGCACAAGACCGCACCGGTCGTGCCGGGCACCGTGCTCGTCGACGCCTGGCGCTACGCCGGTCCGGATGAGGCCGGCTGGACCTGGGACCGGCGCAACCCGCACGTGGCGGCGACCTTCGAGCCGAGCGCGCGGATCGACTACGTGCTGGTCGGACCGCCCACCGCCGGAGGGCGCGGACACGTGCGCGGCGTCCGGCTCGTCGGCGACCGGCCCGTCGACGGCGTGTGGCCGTCGGACCACTGCGGGGTGCTCGCCGAACTCGGGGGCGCCCGGTGA